From the Aquirufa lenticrescens genome, the window TTCATAAATCAGTTATAAAATGCCTTGACACATTTATTAGAAAATCCCGCATCCTACTTTATTGCGAGTAAGTAGGGGCATTTCGGAAATTGAGTTTGGACGAATTACCAAACCTCATCAATATCATCAAAGTAGAAATGGCATTCGTGGGGCCCAGACCGGCCTTGTATAACCAAGACGATTTAATGGCCTTACGAGTCGCAGCAGGGGTAGACAAACTGAAGCTAGGGATCACGCTAGGCACAGATTAACGGGCGGACGAGATCTCTATTGGGGCTAAGGTGGCGTTGAAGAAAGAGTATTTGGAACGCATCAGATGGGTTTGATTTAATGATTATGTTTAAGACTTTTACTTCAGTGCTTTTTAGTAAGGGAATGGCTCATTGATCTGGAATTAGTTTTTCAAGAGAAGCTCGCTGATTGGCGGGCTTTTTTGTTTTAAATGCACTTACAGATTACCATTAAATAAAAATCGGTTGATCTTAGGGGCTAAATCATCTCTTCTCCTAAATTTTAGTTAAATTTGCTTAACTATACACGTATCATAATAATTTAGTATGAAATTATTCAGTCGAATTCTTTTGACCCTTTCTTTCCTAGTCCTGGTTCACGCTGCCTATTCACAGGTAAAACGTAAAGTCGAAGACCTGAGTGACGAAGAGATCTCTACTTTCTTCGAGCGTGCCCAATCTAGCGGTATGACCGAAGCACAACTAGAAAAAGCAGCCAAAGCGCAAGGATATACCTCAGCAGATATAGCAAAAATGCGTAGCCGTTTGACGCAGATAGGAGATACGAAAACAAAGGAGAAAACGTCCACATCGAAATCAAAAACTTCTTCAAAAAGAACGGTTTCGGGTAAATTGAGCACGAAAAAAGGGACTAAAAATGCCGATGCAGAAGACATAGAAGATGTTTCGATGGAGGAAGAGGAAATGATTGATTCTACCCTGTTGCCTAAGAAAAAGATCTACGGTGCTAACCTTTTCAATAACAAAAAATTAAACTTCGAACCCGATTTACGTATCGCGACTCCTTTGAACTATACGCTGGGACCAGATGATGAGTTGAATATCGACATCTTTGGCGAAGTAATGGATAACTACACCGTTACGGTGAGTCCAGAAGGGACAGTTAAGATTCTAAACTTGAGTCCTATTTATGTAAATGGATTAAACGTCGAGGCTGCATCTGCTCGTATCGTGAGTCGCTTGAGACAATTATACCAAGGATTGAATCGCCCTGGTAGCGGATCGTCGGCTATTATCACCTTAGGAAATGTACGCAGTATCAAAGTGACTCTAGTAGGGGAAGTGGAGAACCCGGGTTCATATACCATCTCTTCTTTGGCAACCGTATTCAACGCTTTATACCTAGCAGGAGGACCTAATGAAAATGGTTCATACAGAAGCATTCGTGTAATTAGAAACAACAAAGTTGTTCGCACGCTAGACTTATACGATTTCTTATTAAAAGCAGATCAAAAAGACAACATCCAATTAAAGGACCAAGATATCATCCGCGTAGGGGATTTTGACTCTCACGTCGAATTAGCCGGCGAAGTAAGACGCCCTATGGTTTTCGAGGCCGTAAAAGGAGAGACATTAAAAGACATCCTTCGCTATGCGGGAGGATTCACAGATAAAGCCTATACGTACTCTCTAAACGTACGCAGAAATACTTCGCGTGAGTTGAAATTATTAAACATTACACAAGATGAAGTGGTGACTTTCCAGCCTCAAAATGGAGATTCGATTTCGGTAGGAAAAATCATCGAACGCTACGAAAACCGCGTAACAGTGAGTGGCGCCGTATTTAGACCAGGTGTTTTCGCCATCGAAAACGGCTTAACAACGGTAAAAGAGTTAATTAAACGCGCTGAAGGTCCTCGCGAAAACGCCTTCTTAAATCGCGCAACCATTTCTCGTAGAAAAGAAAACTACGATCCGGAAATGATCTCCTTTGACTTAGGAAAAGTATTAAGAGGCGAGTTAGCTGATATCGCGCTGCACCGGGAGGATTCATTAAAGGTCTACTCACTCGATTCTTTACGTGAATACCAGAGGGTCAGCATTTTTGGTGAAGTGAATAAACCAGGTATTTTCGAATTCCGTACCGGAATGAAGGTGGCAGATATCATTCTGATGGCGAAAGGCTTTAAAGAAGCAGCTAGTTACTCTAAAATTGAATTATCTCGTCGTGTGATTACGCACGGAAATGACGATGCAACGAAGGAGAAAATCCAAGTGAAGACGTTCGATATCGATGGTAGCTTAAATATCAGCAACGAAGGAAGTCAATATGAACTGAAACCATTTGACATAATCTCCATACGTCGATCTCCTAATTATGAAGTGCAAAGAGGGGTTACCATCGAAGGTATGGTCAATTTCCCAGGTCGTTATGCGATTCCTAAGGATGATCAAAAAATAGCAGATTTGATTTTTGAGGCGGGAGGTCTAAAACCGGAAGGTTATTTAGATGGGGCCATTCTGTACCGCGATTCTACCGTAGTGGGGGTAAAACTTTCTGAAATTTTGAAGAACCCAGCTTCTAAAAACAACCTATTACTCATGGAAAATGACCGTTTAGTCATTCCTCGTGTGTTAGAAACAGTTAAACTATCCGGAGGTGTTCAAAATCCGATTGCGATTGCTTTCGTAGAAGGATATAGTCTGCAAGACTATTTAGATGGAGCGGGTGGATATACAGAATATGCGGATAAGAGAAACGTATATGTGAAAGCACCAAATGGTATTTCAACGAAAAGAAGACGATTCTTATTCTTTAGAATTAATCCGAAGGTTCTTCCAGGGTCGCAGATTGTAGTGCCTGAATTCCCCTCGACTAAAAAGGGGTTAACTACTGCTGAGGCCGTTGGCTTATCATCTGCCTTAGTTTCTGTTGCGCTTACTTTGACGACACTCATCAACAATTTGACTAAATAAGCGCCATGTCTACGATAGAAAATAATCAATTAGAAGATAACGGGGAAATTTCAATCAATTTTGGTGAGATTTTCCGTACGTTGAAGTCGTATCGGATTTTAATAGCTACTTGTGCTGTACTTTTTGCGGCATTAGGGGCAATTTATTCCCTAACGCAACCGAACGAGTATAGCTCTAACGCGAAACTATTACCGGAATTGGATTCTAAATCCGGTGGTGCGGGTGGAATGGGCGGTTTAAAATCTTTAGCAGGTTTAGCCGGTGTAGATTTAGGCGGAAGTTCAACGGGAGCCGAAGCTATCCGTCCGGATTTATACCCTAACATCGTTCAGAGTGCTCCTTTGTTGCAAGAAGTATTGAAAGCAAAAATCTACAGTACGAAGCACAAGAAATGGCAAACGGTTTTGGACTTTTTATCTGAGAAGCAGGATTCTGCTCCTTTAGATTTATTTGGCGATCCTGATGAAAATGAAATTGTTTATGATGTAAAACTAGACAAAGTCCCATCTAGCGCCCTTTCTGCGGATTTAATCAAATTAAATAAAAAGGAACAACTAGCTATTATGAGATTAAGAGCTTCAATTGTACTCGAAATTGATAAAAAATCTGGGGTCATTTCACTTACGACTAAATTAACGGATCCGGTTGCAGCAGCGAATATCACATCGCTAATACAACACTACTTAACGAAATATGTAACGGATTACCGCACACAGAAGGCGAGACAAGAATTGACCTTCTTAGAAAAGCGCTTGTCAGAATCCCGTGCGCGCTATGATCAAGCTCTTTTTACATTAAGTGCATACCGCGACCAAAACATGAACTTGTTTATGAATGTGGCGAAAGACCGCGAGAAGAAATTGCAATATGAGGTCGATATGGCCTATAATTTGTATACGACCATCAGCGGGCAATACGAAGAGTCTAAAGTAAAATTACACCGCGAGACACCTGTTTTCAAGGTCTTAGAACCGGCGCAGGTTGCGATTCAGAAGGATGGTCCAAAGCGTAGCTTGATTACGATCGGGTTTATGTTTGTGGGTATTTTCTTTTCGTTGATTTATGTGTTTTTTAAGACGATGAATTTGAAAGAATTACTAGGGTAATTCAGAGTAGAGATAAAATTCTATTCTTTTAGATTATTAATTAAAGAAGCTCGCTGGAAGGCGGGCTTTTTGTTTTTATCCTCCACTCAATAAATTAGTAAACATCTTATAAAATAAAATAGTAATTTTGTAGACTGGTTTTCTGTCTTCGGACTAGACCTAAATAAATTTGAGATGAAAGCATTCCGCATACTTATATTATTGATCTTGGCGATTCCCGTTTTTGCCCAGGAGATTCCGGTAGACATTAACAACATCAGCGATCAGCAATTAGCGCAGATTATGGTGCGCTACCAATTGCAGGGAAGAGCGCCGGAGGAGATTGAGCAGATTATGAAGGCCAAAGGTCTTCCAGCAGATCAAATCATCATTTTAAATCGCCGTATCGCGGAGATGGATCCCTTAACGGCGACCTCCATTAATGCCTATAAGACGAAGACAAAGGATGAAGTAACGGTCCCTCGCAAGAAGATTGAAATGTCAGGACCTTCTGCAGCACCTTCAGGCCTGCGGGTGTTTGGATCCGAAATTTTTGAAAACCAAAACCTAAGCTTTGAGCCTAATTTAACCATTTCGACACCGCGTAATTATTCGATTGGTGTGGGAGATGAGCTGATTGTGGATATTTATGGCTTAAGTGAAAGCACGAAAAAGCTTAAGGTTAGCACGGAGGGATACATTCGTTTCCCTAATCTAGGGCCTATTAAAGTAAGCGGCTTATCCATCGAAGAGGCGCAAGTTCGCATCCGTGAGTCCGCTTCTAAAATCTATACGACCATCGCTGGAGGTAGTACCAAGGTGATGGTTTCTTTAGGCCAATTACGTTCTATTCGAGTGACATTGGTGGGCGAAGTGAAAAAGCCAGGAAACTATTCTGTTTCTTCCCTTTCTACCTTGATGAATGCGCTTTATGCGTCAGGCGGGCCATCTGATCTAGGTTCTTTCCGCAAGATCGAATTAGTACGTAATGGCAAAACGATAACGACTTTAGACTTATATGACTTCTTGTTAAAGGGCGATTTATCTAAAAATAGAATCTTACAAGACGACGATGTGATCCGCGTAGGAACTTACGAGTCACGCGTGGCGGTGAGTGGAGCGGTGAAGAAGAAAGCATTATTCGACGTAAAGAAAGGCGAAAATGCAGCAGATATCTTACGTTATGCAGGAGGTTTCGCAGATGATGCATTCAAGGAGCGTATTCGCGTGAAGCGAATGGGAGCGACTGGTTTCGAGGTTTTCTCCGTGAAGTCTGATGGTCTTTTAGCGTTTCAATTACATTCTGGAGACACCTTGGTGGTGGATGCTTTGGCAAACACCTTCACGAATCGTGCCTTTATCGATGGAGCGGTGTATTATCCAGGGGAATATGGCTTGAACGAGTTCTCTAATTTGAAAGACTTATTAACGGCGGTTCGTGTGAAAGAAAATGCGTTTACAGATCGTGCGCTTTTGAGTCGTTTGA encodes:
- a CDS encoding sugar transferase, yielding MSLDELPNLINIIKVEMAFVGPRPALYNQDDLMALRVAAGVDKLKLGITLGTD
- a CDS encoding SLBB domain-containing protein, whose protein sequence is MKLFSRILLTLSFLVLVHAAYSQVKRKVEDLSDEEISTFFERAQSSGMTEAQLEKAAKAQGYTSADIAKMRSRLTQIGDTKTKEKTSTSKSKTSSKRTVSGKLSTKKGTKNADAEDIEDVSMEEEEMIDSTLLPKKKIYGANLFNNKKLNFEPDLRIATPLNYTLGPDDELNIDIFGEVMDNYTVTVSPEGTVKILNLSPIYVNGLNVEAASARIVSRLRQLYQGLNRPGSGSSAIITLGNVRSIKVTLVGEVENPGSYTISSLATVFNALYLAGGPNENGSYRSIRVIRNNKVVRTLDLYDFLLKADQKDNIQLKDQDIIRVGDFDSHVELAGEVRRPMVFEAVKGETLKDILRYAGGFTDKAYTYSLNVRRNTSRELKLLNITQDEVVTFQPQNGDSISVGKIIERYENRVTVSGAVFRPGVFAIENGLTTVKELIKRAEGPRENAFLNRATISRRKENYDPEMISFDLGKVLRGELADIALHREDSLKVYSLDSLREYQRVSIFGEVNKPGIFEFRTGMKVADIILMAKGFKEAASYSKIELSRRVITHGNDDATKEKIQVKTFDIDGSLNISNEGSQYELKPFDIISIRRSPNYEVQRGVTIEGMVNFPGRYAIPKDDQKIADLIFEAGGLKPEGYLDGAILYRDSTVVGVKLSEILKNPASKNNLLLMENDRLVIPRVLETVKLSGGVQNPIAIAFVEGYSLQDYLDGAGGYTEYADKRNVYVKAPNGISTKRRRFLFFRINPKVLPGSQIVVPEFPSTKKGLTTAEAVGLSSALVSVALTLTTLINNLTK
- a CDS encoding Wzz/FepE/Etk N-terminal domain-containing protein, coding for MSTIENNQLEDNGEISINFGEIFRTLKSYRILIATCAVLFAALGAIYSLTQPNEYSSNAKLLPELDSKSGGAGGMGGLKSLAGLAGVDLGGSSTGAEAIRPDLYPNIVQSAPLLQEVLKAKIYSTKHKKWQTVLDFLSEKQDSAPLDLFGDPDENEIVYDVKLDKVPSSALSADLIKLNKKEQLAIMRLRASIVLEIDKKSGVISLTTKLTDPVAAANITSLIQHYLTKYVTDYRTQKARQELTFLEKRLSESRARYDQALFTLSAYRDQNMNLFMNVAKDREKKLQYEVDMAYNLYTTISGQYEESKVKLHRETPVFKVLEPAQVAIQKDGPKRSLITIGFMFVGIFFSLIYVFFKTMNLKELLG
- a CDS encoding SLBB domain-containing protein, with protein sequence MKAFRILILLILAIPVFAQEIPVDINNISDQQLAQIMVRYQLQGRAPEEIEQIMKAKGLPADQIIILNRRIAEMDPLTATSINAYKTKTKDEVTVPRKKIEMSGPSAAPSGLRVFGSEIFENQNLSFEPNLTISTPRNYSIGVGDELIVDIYGLSESTKKLKVSTEGYIRFPNLGPIKVSGLSIEEAQVRIRESASKIYTTIAGGSTKVMVSLGQLRSIRVTLVGEVKKPGNYSVSSLSTLMNALYASGGPSDLGSFRKIELVRNGKTITTLDLYDFLLKGDLSKNRILQDDDVIRVGTYESRVAVSGAVKKKALFDVKKGENAADILRYAGGFADDAFKERIRVKRMGATGFEVFSVKSDGLLAFQLHSGDTLVVDALANTFTNRAFIDGAVYYPGEYGLNEFSNLKDLLTAVRVKENAFTDRALLSRLNPDLTPAVLPFNVKDVLSGKTDIRLQREDKIHIYPITSLREAYSVTINGEVNRPATFTFADNMRVQDLILLADGFKEGASRSRIEVSRRLLSNSVSDTTAYSIIHSIDLGSAKAEDLNFVLQPFDIVSVRKSPSYRSQITVSVEGEVLYPGNYTLSGNKERLSDIIARSGGLKQTGYATGAILLRKTRVNQTSADEALFSSKINTISNQSKRSSGNSFAATDTAKIASNVNGLLVDQKPVGIRLAEAMEKPGSLYDIILEEGDVIKVPKLTQTVQTFGAVNVPRQIAYHSGLGFRRLISESGWFAPNAARRYAYMVRPNGEIKTTKRFLLFRFYPSLEPGAEVYVPAKKDKRPISTPEYIAMGTGLASLGGLIIALINTVK